A window of Ptychodera flava strain L36383 chromosome 1, AS_Pfla_20210202, whole genome shotgun sequence contains these coding sequences:
- the LOC139132515 gene encoding uncharacterized protein, giving the protein MTDVKIRRGNAVTPINGIDNSLATADKNTTLEMDFEVVEFRNNTCQKTSNVDKMELTNNQDDQTLVNDTQSMQNKCSYGNESEDCKVEKLLHYSIPEKLTFYDSMRPMIKAMSIFGLWHSHQLDPRYYKGNIRQMGSQSKSKLQKIFNARNYCILVNVLLWFNFLRFVPAFWTGPEQAMLEERLFFKVIFCLFTFQCACNATAFFFASERMHRMPRFFHHWEDRIQSSSETGANLKHIKRWSIIFTVQAILFVTFHFLNQSFGVFGTIELVRNASAVFVAPFPDHPALHVLFIIINIFDFAAWIFPIFFFIHICMILCDRFGNFAKRLRLDILRGYKKGGVPSNVESLRYQHQELCLAVEHSNNGLFTYINAISYGTMLPLACFLLYQLLFSSSYKGNVSAILMYVVWLTSIFVNVPVVSWIAAIVNTRAHEPINMTYNIRVEHVKNDDLMVISMFLSRLNGHAIGYTVFDLVTLTKPFILTMGGLGVTYFALLAEFER; this is encoded by the exons ATGACTGATGTAAAGATTCGTCGAGGAAATGCAGTGACTCCAATCAATGGTATTGATAATTCATTGGCCACTGCTGACAAGAACACTACATTAGAAATGGATTTTGAAGTAGTAGAATTCAGAAACAACACTTGTCAAAAGACAAGCAATGTTGACAAGATGGAACTCACCAATAATCAGGATGATCAGACATTGGTCAATGATACACAGAGCATGCAAAATAAATGTTCCTATGGCAACGAATCGGAGGACTGCAAGGTGGAAAAACTTCTCCACTATTCGATTCCAGAAAAACTAACTTTTTACGACTCGATGAGACCAATGATAAAAGCGATGTCAATCTTTGGGTTGTGGCATTCACATCAGCTTGATCCAagatattacaaaggaaacattCGACAAATGGGAAGTCAATCGAAGTCAAAACTACAGAAAATATTCAACGCCAGGAATTATTGCATATTGGTAAACGTCTTATTATGGTTCAATTTTCTTCGTTTCGTGCCGGCATTTTGGACTGGTCCCGAACAAGCTATGTTGGAGGAACGACTGTTCTTTAAAgttattttctgtttgtttacCTTTCAATGTGCGTGCAATgctacagcgtttttctttgcATCAGAAAGAATGCACAGAATGCCAAGATTTTTCCATCACTGGGAAGACCGCATACAGAGTTCAAGCGAAACAGGAGCTAACCTCAAACATATCAAACGTTGGTCTATAATATTTACCGTACAAGCTATACTTTTTGtcacttttcattttttaaaccAATCCTTTGGTGTGTTCGGCACTATCGAGTTAGTCAGGAATGCGTCGGCTGTATTTGTCGCGCCATTTCCAGATCACCCAGCTCTTCATGTGCTCTTCATTatcatcaacatttttgactTTGCCGCTTGGATTTTCCCCATTTTCTTCTTCATTCACATCTGTATGATTCTTTGTGACCGATtcggcaactttgcgaaacgaCTACGCCTTGACATTTTACGCGGATACAAAAAGGGAGGAGTACCATCAAATGTTGAAAGTCTACGATATCAACACCAGGAACTGTGTCTGGCCGTGGAACATTCAAACAATGGTTTGTTCACATACATTAACGCCATATCATACGGTACAATGTTACCACTGGCCTGCTTTCTGCTATACCAGTTGCTGTTTTCAAGCAGTTACAAAGGAAACGTCTCTGCCATTCTGATGTATGTGGTTTGGCTTACTTCCATCTTCGTAAACGTACCTGTGGTATCGTGGATAGCAGCAATAGTGAATACCAGG GCCCACGAACCAATCAACATGACTTATAATATCCGAGTAGAACATGTAAAGAATGACGATTTGATGGTG ATTAGCATGTTTCTATCGAGGTTGAATGGACACGCTATTGGGTACACCGTATTTGATCTGGTCACTCTCACAAAACCATTTATATTGACG ATGGGTGGTTTAGGAGTGACATACTTCGCACTGCTTGCAGAATTTGAAAGATAA